From the genome of Vicinamibacterales bacterium:
GTCGATCCCGGCCGTGAGCGAAGGCCTGCGGCAGCTCCTGCACGGCAAGGGCTGGACCGACGAGGAGCTGATGCCGGTCGAGCTCGCGCTGGACGAGGCGCTCGCCAACGCGATCCGGCACGGCTGCAAGAACGATCCGACCAAGCAGGTCCAGTGCGTGGTGACCACCGACGCCGCGGGCGAGCTCGTGATCGTGGTCCGCGATCCCGGCCCCGGGTTCGATCACTCGAGCGTGCCGAATCCGCTGGACGAGGCGAACCTGCTCAAGCCCTCCGGCCGGGGCGTGTTCCTGATCAACCAGCTCATGGACCGCGTGGAGTTCGCCGACGGCGGCCGCGAGGTGGTGATGCAGAAGCGCCGCGCGTAGCCGCGGCGCCGGGGCGCCGCGGCCGCCCGTCCGTCAGAGCGTGGTGTCGCCCTTGCCCTTCTGCAGCATGTTCAGCAGCTCGATGGGCAGCGGGAAGATGATGGTCGAGTTCTTCTCGGCCGCGATCTCCGTGAGCGTCTGCAGGTAGCGGAGGGTCAGGGCCACGGGTTCGGCCGCGATCACGGCGGCCGCCTGCGACAGCTCCTGCGACGCCTGGAGTTCGCCGCCGGCGTGGATGATCTTGGCGCGCTTCTCACGCTCGGCCTCGGCCTGCCGCGCCATGGCGCGCTGCATGTTCTCGGGCAGGTCCACGTGCTTCACTTCCACGGCCGACACCTTGACGCCCCACGGGTCGGTGCGCTGGTCGAGAATCTGCTGCAGCTCCTGGTTCAGGTGATCGCGCTTGGACAGGAGGTCGTCCAGGTTCACCTGCCCGAGCACGCTCCGGAGCGTGGTCTGCGAGAGCTGCGACGTGGCGTAGTGGTAGTTCTCCACCTCCACGACCGCCCGCACGGGATCCATCACGCGGAAGTACACGACCGCGTTGACCTTCACCGACACGTTGTCGCCCGTGATGACGTCCTGCGGGGGCACGTCGAGCACCACCGTCCGGAGCCCCACGCGCACCATGCGGTCGATGGGCACGAACACCAGGACGAGGCCGGGACCCTTGGGCGTGGGCAGCAGCTTGCCCAGGCGGAAGATCACGCCGCGCTCGTACTCCGCCAGGATCTTGATGGAATTGACGAGGTAGAGCGCGATGAACACGAGCACCACGAGCAGCGGGGATATGAGCATGGGCGGGCCCTCAGTCCTTGCGGACGTGGAGACGCAGGCCGTCCACGCGGGTGACGCGGACGCGGCTGCCTGACGGGATCGGTTCCGGAGCGATGGCGCGCCAGATCTCGCCGTGGGTGGAGACGAGGCCGCGCTCGCCGTCGATGGCCTCGATCGCGACGCCGGGTTCGCCGACCATGGCGGACGACCCGGTCGCCGGCGGCCGGAGCTGCGAGGCCAGGGCCAGCCGCGCCATCAGCACGGCGAAGGTCGTGAATGTCAGCACCACCGGCAGCACGAGGCTCAGGCGCAGCTGCAGCTCGGGCAGCGGCGAGTCCACGAGGATCATGGAGCCGAACGTCAGGGCGAGGACGCCGCCCGCCGTCAGCAGGCCGAAGCTCGTGACCTTGATCTCGAGGACGAGCAGCAGCAGGCCGAAGAAGAGCAGCAGGACGCCGGCGATGTTCACGGGCAGCACCGAGAAGGCGTAGAAGGCCAGCAGCAGGCACAGGCCGCCGACGATGCCGGGGACGATCGCCCCGGGATTCCACAGCTCGATGGTGAGGGCCAGCGTGCCGAGGCTCATCAGGAGGTAGGCGACCGTCGGATTGGCGATGCCGCTCAGCACGCGCTGCCGCCAGGTCATCTCGATGTCCACGACGGTGGCGCCGGCGGTGCGCAGGGTCGTGGTCGTGCCGTCGAAACGCGTGATGCTCCGTCCGTCGAGCTGACGGAGCA
Proteins encoded in this window:
- a CDS encoding slipin family protein; its protein translation is MLISPLLVVLVFIALYLVNSIKILAEYERGVIFRLGKLLPTPKGPGLVLVFVPIDRMVRVGLRTVVLDVPPQDVITGDNVSVKVNAVVYFRVMDPVRAVVEVENYHYATSQLSQTTLRSVLGQVNLDDLLSKRDHLNQELQQILDQRTDPWGVKVSAVEVKHVDLPENMQRAMARQAEAEREKRAKIIHAGGELQASQELSQAAAVIAAEPVALTLRYLQTLTEIAAEKNSTIIFPLPIELLNMLQKGKGDTTL
- a CDS encoding nodulation protein NfeD, whose protein sequence is MALVLGLALTSGGPSASRTVQADPPVVYAAVVDSIIQPVSAEYMTATLDRADEAGAALVVFTLRTPGGLVDSTRAIITHMVAAKTPVAVFVAPSGARAASAGFILTIAADVAAMAPGTHIGAAHPVDGSGQKVDETMAAKMTEDVSAYVRTLATHRHRNVALAEEAVTKSRAFTEDEARSATPPLVDLVAPDLPDLLRQLDGRSITRFDGTTTTLRTAGATVVDIEMTWRQRVLSGIANPTVAYLLMSLGTLALTIELWNPGAIVPGIVGGLCLLLAFYAFSVLPVNIAGVLLLFFGLLLLVLEIKVTSFGLLTAGGVLALTFGSMILVDSPLPELQLRLSLVLPVVLTFTTFAVLMARLALASQLRPPATGSSAMVGEPGVAIEAIDGERGLVSTHGEIWRAIAPEPIPSGSRVRVTRVDGLRLHVRKD